The region TTCTTCTCCAAACAATAAACCACCATTGTTGAATCAATTTTGAGCTCTATCCCATAATTTTATCTCCAAATTTCTTCcctactttcttttcttttcttttctgcaTCTATTCTTCTTCTCCAGTGCTGTATTTCACGCGTACAACGAGCGTGATGAAGATTTGGACtaagaaataattaaattaaataaaaatgagcTTTTTCTCTTAGCTTTTTTTCcccgctctctctctcttcaattttttatGTCCAGTTCTTAGAACATGATATCTTCATGtcaacaaattttcaatttaagCGGCTAACAACCGAAATTACTTCTCAACACCAATTGGGGAAAAGCTAATACCTACCAACtaaaacaaattaaatcatTATCATCCAAAACTTGGACATCTCTTTCCCGTCCAATTTCCTCAACAATCTTCTCAAAAAGTTGTACTTAAAGCAATGAGGTGTCATCCATAGAAATGGATCATCAAATTTTTTCTCCCACTTTTTGATCAATTTAATTTTCGAtctcaattctttttctttattctttttaattttgtttctaTGATATATAAAGTGGAAGAATTGAAAGGGGAGAGGAGGAAGAAcatgaagagagagaaaagagatgGGAGGAAGAAATAAATGGGGGAAGGGATTAGGGTATTAGTGTTttaagtttatttttattttattttcattttttattatttgattttaattatttttaatctgTCATATGGCATGGCACCTACACATTGTTATTTTTTGGACGTGGCAGCCAACATGAAGGCGTTTAAACAACACGCACAATGAGCAAGCCGAAAAAAGTGTTTAAAATGCTCAGTTTTAATGGGTAGAGGGGTTCAGTTCGCAAACAAATAAGTACAAACACCGGGATGTCAAAAAATGTTAAGTACAGGGATCTCCCAAACTATTCCGTCAAAAAGAATacacatttttttgcgcggattgccctaaTTTTGGGgtgttctttaaattttgccattcatatttgtggtctttaaattttgccccctatattactggtctttaattttgcccttcgcattccAATCCTAAGTTTCgcgcagaaatcatgaggttctgggttcgaaccctgctcaagcataaattttttttaaaaaaaaaaaaaaatctcaaggcaaggtttgggtcgagtgtatgcggaccggcatcGTTTGTTAAGGAATAATCAAGTTATCCgacccggcatactcatgccttatgggcagacttggcataagtatgccgggtccagCATAACTTTGGTTATTCCTTAATAAGTGTATGCCAGgtccggcatacttatgggcagatttttagttaagccttaactaaaagttttttcctagttatgccttatggggcagacttttagttaaggcataactaaaaatatgccccataaggtataacttttccttaagatataaactttgccttataaggtaaacttttaattctgccttaaggaaaaggttcgccttatgggcatacttttagttatgtctcatggggcagacttttagttaaggcataactaaaaagttatgcccctaaggcggaactttttcttaaagcataaactttgccttataaggcggaACTTATAGTTATGCGGGgttcggcataactttagttattccttaaggaaaagtttcgtcttatggggcatacttttaattatgtcttatgaagcacacttttagttgtgcctttaactaaaagtttactttgaaaagtaaaaaaaaaaaaaaaaaaaaaaaaatatatatatatatatatatcgcttTCAAGGCAAAATTTCTACCCCatcaatttttaaaacttttgtgttaaaataactaaaatttaaaaattacaaatatgagaaaaatttaaaaataccaaaagaatatattacaacaacaacgtGTCAATGAAACTtctaattttgtttcaaaatttcTCAAATACTCAACAGCTAGTGAATTAGCTTGAGACAAGAGAGTTTATACTTCTATGTCgtttttagcgaagggcaaaatttaaaaattataatatgactaagcaaaatttaaattattttaccccaaaagaatatataacaacaacaacgtgTCAATGAAACTTCTAATCAAGCCCATAGTTTGCAAATACCACATTTCTCAAATACTCAACAGCTAGTGAATTAGCTTCAGACAAGAGAGTTTATACTTCTATAGTATTTTACAACTCTTGGCCACCTTTAAAAGGCAAATTACTATTTACACCCGATATTTCACCAAAGCCCAGTTCTGCTAAAACCCATTTTAGTAGTCAAAATTGCAGTTGTTCCTCGATCGACTTGTCACATCATTGCTAAATGAAAACCTAAGAACACATTTCACCTAACTACAAATAAATGTATGAAAGATACATATTTTGCATGATGTTGATTTAGCTTAAACACCAATTGAAGTCTTAAAAACAGGTTTTCATTGGTCCAACCATTTGTCAGCAAATCAGCGCCCTCCATTGTCCTAGACTTTTGAATCCCTTGACACCCCTGAATTcaataacacaaaaaaaaaaaaaaaaaaaaaaatgagaaactCAATCAGCAAAATGAGAATaaaggtcaaaaaaaaaaaaaaaaaagttaagtggGGATCCAAGgtttgtgtttgtgtgtgtgttgttggtgggggggtggggggggggtgcCTTAGGGGTGAGTAGGCGCAGGTTAGCAAACACAGTGAGGTTTTGCTAAAGTGCGCCAACAAGAGAAAGTTTGGATAAAGATTTTTGACCTCTTATTTTGTGATTTCCAATAGGAACTCAGCCTCTCATCCAGCCTTTGCTTGGCTTCTCTTGCAACTTCACCTAACTTCTCATCTTCATATTCTTGGCTTGTTGCACTTCTTTCctgttcattaaaaaaaaaaaaaaaaaacacaataatTTTAGTTTCATGCAATTTCAAACACAAAAATCTAATCTTGAATAGATCCATAGAGGCAAATTTAATATGATAGGTTGAATGATTATGATCttattaattatatgtataAACGGATAGATTGATACACGAaatattttgtatttatggaGGGCTCGAGAAAGGACTGCACCCCAAAAGGGTCCGATTTAATTTGTATTATGCCATCAATTACAAACACAAAAATCTTAAAACTTGAACCTATATCCATAGAGGCGAATCCAATAGCTAAAATTGGCGGATTCAGAATGAGTGTGATAGTATTATAggtatatattttaaatatttttagttaATGTATATATAGTTCTCGAGCAAAAAATAATAGATTCAACCACAGATTTTGTCCTAAGATTCATCTGTTCAAGTACATTTAATCCAATCAGACAAAAAAGGCACAATATATGGGGCGAAAGAACTTGacatagagcctgtttggacatatatacataataatagTAGgtattttaacttattttttttttagtgaagggcctaattattttttttgacttatttttcaaaTGGTTTTTAAACCCACCCTTCGATTACAATgctcatatatacataatataatattttagtgAAGGGTGTTCAACTGACCCACCCTTCGATTACATGAATAGAAGTAATTAATAccttggaaagtcttgaagtaAGGTTATGTTCATGGCTGCTTGTGTATAGACAAAGAAAAGaccttcttgtggatgaagatgTATTAGATGATGAATCTAACAAGCCACTGTTTTGATgaaattttcttcttctagcACATTCAACACCAGCAAGCATTCCTGCCATTTTTAATCTTAAGACTCaagcaagaaagaaatatgaatatatgttttgttttctctttcaTTTGTCAAATGTTTAATAGAGTTGATTCAATAGAAGTACAGTGGGAAGGTGGTAGGAAGGATGTGGGAAACTTCACAAGACTttggttcaattttttattGCTTCTTAGACTATACTACTAGTATATTTTCCATCATTAGTCATTTTGTATGACTTTTAAACTGTATATTCTCCATCTTTGGTCTTCGTGAGTATGGAAGATAATTCCAATATAACTTCAGCAGTGTCCATTTTTCATAGGTTAaggcaaaaaataaataaaagaaaacatgtttGGTATGAGTTCtcaaaaaataacaagaaagAGAATTTGGGCCAGATATGCCCCAATGAACTTTTGGGCTTCTTAGAGTGCGAGAAAGATGGGCCAAGAAATAGATACGTTTTGTTTTACGGGCTAAGCAAATGACATATTTTCCCTTACAATATAACCGATGTATTTTTTGACTACGCAAGCAGTTCTAACGATCATGTATGATTTGTGAGTAATTCAACATGACAGTTAAGTTACATACAACATGACGTTGTACTGATTTCCATGAGCTGTACTTTTTTCCTCCTTTATTTGTTGCTTGTAGATCATGATGATCCAGTGTGATATGTGAGTAACCCAACAAGACAGTTAGgttaaatataatataaagttatacTGATATGTCACGTCTTTCATGCCACATTTCGGAAATGtattttttccctctttttttttgttttgtttgtatcCTTAAAAACATGCCGATCTGATATGATTTGTGAGTAATCCAACTGTCGAGATAGCTAGATTTTATATAGCATGAAATCATACCGGTCTATTCATGACTTGCATGTCACAAACTCACAATTTACTGATTTGGATTCCGCTTGTTGGTGCCTCACCAGCTCTCTTGCTCAACTTATTAGTCCAGcatttttttatcaaacttAAACGATGAATTATGTACAGATATCGAAATTAAGGATACTAATCCCAATGTATCCCTTTTGTGCAAATCACCCCGAAATATATTTGGCCAAGTTGTTAAAATTAACTATTGGGCTAAAACATAGGCCCAACTCTGTTTAAAAGCAACGGGACCACGTGAATACTCCAATCTTCTCCATCTATATATGGATTTCTGTCTCTCTATCTATACTTGTATAACATGGCCACATGGTAGACTAAATTACATTTGGGCTACACATGAAGCCGTGTGGTATAATCTATAAACTATggacttttattttttcattcaaATTTTACTTGAAAAATCAGGCTCTCCTTTTAATTTGAATATTATGTATTTGCCCTTCCTATTTAAGCAATGTCTATGTTGccttaatatttccaactcCCTAAATTTAAGTGGTCGTATTATTTAGCAAATTTATTCTCCTCATTAAACATCCATGTTTTAGGCTTCTCCAAGCATAAATAACACTGTATGTTTATATGTGCAAAATTATTACCCgttttagcccatattttatttattacctGAAGAGGCCCATATTTGTGTCATTGTCAACActtatttctctctctccaCCCGTTCTCTCTCCCCTCTCTAATGTCTCATTCTTAACTAGATTCAAACGGCCAGATCTGGCCCAAGTTCATCATCATACTCAGAATAAGTTAATGTCACATTCTTAATCAAATTCGAATGACAGGTCTGAAAGAAGAGAGAGACATCGCCAGAGAAATGTTTTCCGGCCAGATCCATCACTGGCAGATGGAGAAAAGGAGTGACATCATCGAAGAATCTTTTTCTGTCAGGTTCATCAAGAATTTTTTGTTGAACTTTCAAATTTGAGATTTAAATTGGAAACcattttggatttatgacatcttcttcttattcttcttctcgGATGCGGTGAATTTGACATTGAAATGGAGATTTAATGGTGGATAATAGGTGCTTTCTAGCGTAAATGTGAATAGTCCATgtttatacacacatatacaatgtAGATACATTGATTAAACATTATATATACAGGTgtacaaatttatataattgtgtataactctgtacaatattgtataattgtgtatataCACCATCGTATAAGAGTGTATCTATACTATATTTAgtgtataattgtgtataagAATGTATATGAGTTTTTTAAGCTCAagaaaatagtattttttttttcctttttggtgaATTTCAGAACAAATaagtatgaaaaataaaaatatgacacaaaaataaaatgaaacaaaaaaagtgATCTGATTTAGGAATGAAAAaacgaaaataagaaaaaaatcatcaaactgCTGGTATGAGCGTAGATGAAATGAGAGAGAAGAAAACTTTGGACAGAAACGGTGAAATCTGTAGATTGCTGAACAAATCTGAGTTTTGGGCATTTGGGCTATATTTTATAAGGCTACAAGATCgtaattttttaatttggcTATGTAAATGTAATATACTGTTCTAAGTTGTACTTTTATgaaatttccccaaaatttaTTATGAAGATGAACTAGGTAAGGGATACGTCTTGGATTTTGGGGCCACCATTTATTAGTACAATGTAAAATACTAAAAAGTTCTAAGATCGTTCTTAAGCTACACTGCTTTAAATCTCTATTTCCTGGATTGCATTCTCCTGTACAGGCAAATCTTTGTCATGTTTGTGACCTTAATTTGTCAAAAAGTATGTGTACTGCCTTTTCCAAATGTGAATAGTAGTCGCTTTGTTGACTTTCAATATATATCTATAATCTTCAATAATAACTCTTAGAGAATAAAATTGTATGTCGTCTTATTTAATAAGCTTGATACCAAGTGAGCTATTCGTTTCGTTTTTTCAATCATTATATCCCATTGTTTTTGCTAATTGTAACCCTTGTTTGATGCTCCACAATTTTGTGATGAGCATGCCGTTCAGCGTGAAGAAGCTAAAGCAAATAACTTATGATCATTGATTTTGAACGCCCTATTTGTCACTTgtaatgaattatttttattttaaaaaaaaattagtactttAAATGGAAAAGTagaacatttttatataaataaataaaagggaaaatgtTTTAATGATGATTCCAACGGTTGAGTATTATTTTAGGAAATAGAAATAGTTAtttggattgaaaaaaaaacaaaaacaaaaacttttaaaagatCTGATATGAAGTGAAAATATCCCCATAGAAATAgataaaactcaaaaaaaaaccCTTCACAATTCACATGCTCCACCCAACTTTCTTTCACTCCCAAGCTTTACACACTCCAATGGAAGATATAGACGAATTCAGCATACCCACATCACCACCTCCATATTCTCTCAAACAAAAACTCAAGAACACCCTTTGCTTCTCTTGCTGTTTCCCCCACAACCACCACcctcctcctcttcctcctccGTCGTCCTCAGATGAAAAGCCTTCTCTAGTCTGGATCAAACCTAACATCAAGGACAAGTGCCGCACGATCAGCAACTTCATCAGTAACGGGAATGGAAATCGTTATAAAAGGCATTCATCGTCTGCTGAGTTCCGTTATGATCCATTGAGTTACGCCTTGAATTTCGAAGATGGATATGGAGATGAAGAAACCGCTTTCAGGAATTTCTCTTCTAGACTCCCCCACTCCCCGCCACCGCCTGTGAAGCCTCTGGCTGTCGTTGCGGCTGCTGGTTTATGAGTAGTGGCCAAGCGTCTAGGGGTAtagtctgcgtacatcctaccctcctcAGACTCTACTTATGAGATTACACATAGGGTTACTGGTGAGGGTTTGTTTGTTCTCGTTCTTTTGGAGTATTTGTTCTAGTATTTTCTGCAAATATATTATAATAGGGAATATATCATGAAATTTACACACTTTCTGAGCATGGTTTTTTTTGTACATATATGAAACTTTTTGGATCTTGCCTTTAGAATTATTTTATCCCCACCCCTTCCGATTTAAATGTCTTAtttgctttttgttttttcttgtcccaaaaagagtatatctttctatatttagtaagttgacaatttcAAACAACCTTCTGGTTGATGAGTAACGCCCGAGAGTATATTGAAAATAGTCTTTGTATCTCACAAAGATAGGAATAAGGTCTGTGTACTATTCTTTCCAAACCCTACTTGTGGAATTATGCTAGggtttgatattgttgttgttaggtGGTGGTTACTAGTGAGTGTTTGTTTGGTTTCGTTTTTTTGGAGTATCAGttctagtattgttgttgttttgtttataTTTCTGCAAATATATCATAAAATTACACTTTTTGAGCTTGATTTTTGTACATAGGTGGAACTTTTGGATCTTGCCTTTAAAAAAGATTCTTCGTACTACTGTTTGCAACATAAAATTGGACAGAGAGTGTATCAATTAAACATAATTATTTAATCATGATAAAGTCAATCTCACtagttcattaaaaaaaaaagtgtggtgCTCTTTATTTCGAAATTCGAAGTGCTTTCATTCAAAGCCGCTTGAGATCTCTacttaaaagttaaaatgaTTTCATCCATTGGATCACATTTTAATAGATGATAGATGTAATAGGATATGTGCTTATAATGGACATTCCTATGTTACTGGCAGAGGCATGGTCACTCTTGTTCAAGGTGTATCGATATTTTTCgttgaaaaattatatttccttcgtttcaatttaagtgtttgGTTTGATTAGGCACAAATTTTAAGAAGGGAGACTTTTAAATATTGTGGTATTAAATTAAAGTATGTATAgttttttaaatcttgtggtcttaaacgtGTCACGTAGGAAGTTGGAATTAGAAGACTTACTAAATATAAGAAGATGCATTCCTTGGGGCagaataataaaaagaaaataatacacTTAAATTGGAACGATGGAGTACTATGTgaatagttaaaataattacgtatatattatatttaagtTTTCTTaacttttttgtatatttacttttttttatcaGAATTTGGGATCCATCTTCGGTTACAAATTTGTCTTTTTCGTGAGTTTTTCACTGTTGGAATTTTTTTCGGGGTGGTTGGTACATTGGTAAAATAAATTAATCTTGAAGTGGAAATTGTAATCTTAATTGTTTTGGTGCGGTTAAAATGATTAATAGACAGGACAAATCGTAAAGTAACAAACTACtatgattattgatgatttCTATGAAAGATCTTTCATTTCTACCCCGGTCCCACAGCTAAAAAGATGATTAGATCTCACAAACATGTAAGCCAAGGAATGCTACCTTTATATTCCTTATCCTCATAATACTAAAATATCTTTTTTGAATAAGTAGCAGTTGTTTTTATGAGATATTTCTTAAAGCGGGTTAATGAAAAACGCTAAGAGTTTGTTTGGATGAGTTTATAACTTATaacttaatttttattattttagcttaaaacaaatattttaaagcattttttttaatctaccCAAACGCCACAAAAATGCTTAAAAGTTATTTTGGATTAAAAGCACgtaaaataagtcaatccaaacaagCTCTAAAAGAAAATTCGTAACCATCATATATTTGATAATTACTGGTCCGGTTAATTCATTTACCTTATGTAAGTACTATTAAGGATAAATTGTTCCATATTAGAAATTGCTCTTATACCAAAGGCTGAAATTCGAGACCTCAGAATGTGATCTAGTGATCAATAAACTAGGATAGAATATGAGATCTCAAGTTCGAATTTCAGCAGAGACAAAAATTAGGTGACTTTTTTCCATCTACCCAATAATTTGTCAACAGAGTTACTTATATATGTGCTGATATAAGATAGCAGATACCGGATAAAATTAATTGAGATAGCGCAAACTTAATTCATACACCACGTAAACTTAGTTCATACACCACCCTCATTGGAAAAAAGGTACAAGGATTACATCCATAGCACTACATATTTTAATAGTAAAATACTATCTCAATATTAGAGAGGTTATAAtttgcaaaatatttaaaaagtgaaaatgaaaagatagAAGTTTGCCAGGCAATCAAGTACGTGGTAAATTTGAAGGCTATTAAGACCTTAATTTTGGTAATCTATCATATAGGATTGGCAATTTGGTTTAGAGGCCTAATTCCTAGTTCAAGACTTCAAGTTGGTCTCTTGTCAACATCAAAGGGTATATGTGCTTTCCTCTTCAATTTTACTACGTCTCCTTTAACTATAAAAGTAAGAACAAACTAATAGAAATTTGCCAGAGTATTTCAGTAACATTATGATATGTAGGTTTTGAAGGTAGATGAGATTCTCTGTCACTTTCACTATGGTCTTTAATTACCTGTCCCATGGTAGGTATATGGCATATACAAGGCATAATGCTTTGCCAAAAATGTTTCCCTTTGTATATTGTAATATCTCAACACCAAATATCTTAAAGGGTGTAAAATATATTAGGTTTTACAATAGAAAATATTTGCCAATTTTTGCAATTACTATTgctcattttaatttttaatattttttaatgcAAGCTTGGTTCCATCCCTTATCTTTGTATATATTGGTCACTGAGTGGTGGTTTGAGATAATATGGAATACAAAATTCTTTGACACGCTCACAtaagaaaaaaaggattttaaagTTCTCATATAATGTTCCGAAGTTCAGTTTTTCAATTAAAACTTCAAAACATTATGTCCTTAAGTCTAAACGGTATAATCAAACTTCAGCTTAAACGAGCGTTATGCAATATAAATtttaggcttaatgcatatgaaACACCCTAAATTtgtcctttttttgttttttttgttttaaagatcTAAAAAGCACAGTTGCTCCTGTCGAACCCCTGACTGTTCTCGTCATTGTTCTATCAAACCctgtaaatttgatttttattagaagcaaaaattaaattacgGTATGAAGGTGAAAtaatattttagacatgtggtaAGTTATTTTTAAGGTCATGGATGTGTCATTTCTTCTCGCTTTTTCCATCACAAATTAATTgctttttactctttttttccctctcaattgttgctaatcttagctaaaagatagcataattaaattaaaatatatatattagcatgttgttATATCAAGATAGAATATTCATGTTTGTATTGATAGACACATGAGGATTTAATTCGAATGACCACGTTAATAACACTTAATTAAAGtgccaaaataaaaaggaaaagaagaagaaaaaaaaaaggcaagctCAGGAGGTTGCATATGCCTTAAgcctaaattttaatttattcaaCCGATGAATTCCGACTAccataagattaaaaaaaaatagaactcaGTTGTTGGTAATTCGAATCTTGGGTAAAAAGCACTAGAAACTACTAGTTTGGCTTTGGTTGGATtagaaaaaggcaaaaaatatGGAAAGCAAAATGGTAAATGACCAGGAATAAGATGTTCACAGCATAGCTTTTAGTGATGATGTGAGGGCATGAGTCAGCATCATGATGCCAATTGGGAACCACCCTTGAAAGTTtcattacaaaaataaatatctataaggaataataatataatcatCAACTACACTGtaataattaaaacaaatcaATGACTTCATCATTATCTCCCCACATTACCAAGCAAACCTTGATTAAAGAAACCAACGAGGGTTGTGATGGAGTGATAATAAATTTGAATTTAGTCAGATGTTTTACTGCGCAAAATCGTCTTTATTACGGTGCGTTTTACCTTgtgaaataaatttaaatttaatcagATCCAATGTGATAGTCGAACAAcaagtgaagaaaaaaagaattgacTAGAGAGATTACGTTCTATATATTAACAGTTTAAATACTGTAAATTATATTTGTGTATCAggttaaatttatttataattatcgATCAATACACATATCAAGTCTGATTTTATAATCTAAAAACAAGGTAATAACATGCTATAATAGATTAGTTATACAagttacataaaaaaaatttggtaactagtaatataaatattatttgcaaaattagAATATAGTGTTTTATAGAATTCCATGACTTTACTCATTCATAGTTGTTCAAGCAGAATTACCGGGGGAAAAGTTACAATATAGATAGGTTATAAAATTTTAcgtattttttcttcttctttttttataaaagcaGAAGCCATCAGACTTGTGTAgataaaattttatgtatatatattacatgttgaattttttattttttcgtaatatttatgtttttatatttttaactCACTATGGTGAAAATTTTAGCTCAGGGTCACACACACGGACCcaaaagaaatatgataaagaatatttaccaaaccCACCGAACTTGATAGTCAAAAATCAGTATAACTCGCATGACTTCATCTTAACATGTGTAGGCAAAGTCTGGACAATTTTGGTGCATGTGTCTTTCCCCTCTTTTGGTGCTTT is a window of Lycium ferocissimum isolate CSIRO_LF1 chromosome 12, AGI_CSIRO_Lferr_CH_V1, whole genome shotgun sequence DNA encoding:
- the LOC132040404 gene encoding uncharacterized protein LOC132040404, producing MAGMLAGVECARRRKFHQNSGLLDSSSNTSSSTRRSFLCLYTSSHEHNLTSRLSKERSATSQEYEDEKLGEVAREAKQRLDERLSSYWKSQNKRGVKGFKSLGQWRALIC
- the LOC132039174 gene encoding uncharacterized protein LOC132039174; amino-acid sequence: MEDIDEFSIPTSPPPYSLKQKLKNTLCFSCCFPHNHHPPPLPPPSSSDEKPSLVWIKPNIKDKCRTISNFISNGNGNRYKRHSSSAEFRYDPLSYALNFEDGYGDEETAFRNFSSRLPHSPPPPVKPLAVVAAAGL